GTCCGCCATCCGCTGGAGCAGCGCCACCGCGCTGTCCACGGCCTCGTCGAGCGCGCGGTTGATGCGCTGGCGCTCCGCGTCCCCACCGCCCAGGACCTCCAGGGCGTCCACCAGGCACCGCCGCAGCAGTGCGAACTCGTCGTGCAGGGCCCGCGCGCCACGCTCCGGCGCCAGGCGCAGCACCGCGCGGGTGCGGCTCCAGGGGCTGGACTCCACGCCCTCCAGCGTCAGCCCCAGCTCCCGGACGAAGGGCTCCACCAGTCCGTCCAGCAGGCTGGCGCCCGGAACGCCCTGGCCCTCGTGCGCCGCCAGCCGCATCCGCCGCCACAGCGCCGCGATGCGCTCCGGCTGCCTGCTGAAGACCCGGGCCGCCCCGGCCTTCTTCCGTCCCCGCTCCGCCGCCATGTCCGTTGTCGTCCGCATCGCGAGCAAAGACATAGCAAGGGCTTTGCCAACGCCAGACGTGTGCTGGTTCCCAATGAATCCGCCCACTTGGGCAATGGGCCTGCCCTGAAGGGAGGGCGGAGGACGTAAATCCTACGGGGCGGATGTTGAAAGGCCGGGAGCAGGGGAAGAACCTTCCCTGCCTGGGCAGCCCGCGCCTCTCAGTGGAGCGTCGGCTTGGGCGGGCGGCCTGACGGGGACTCGCCGTCCAGCTCGTACTCGCCGCTGGAGGACTCCGGCTCGTCGTCCGCCGCGTCCGGGCCCTCCGGGGCTTCCGGCAGGCCGGCGCCCGACTCCAGCGCCTCCGGCGCGCCCTCCAGGGCCTCCGGCTGGGCGGGCGCGGACGGGTTGGGCGGGGTGGGGGTGGTGGCGCCGGGCCACTCGGGCCAGGGCAGGGCGGGGGACAGCGGCTCGGCGCCGTCCACGGGCACGGGCCCCGCCGCGCGGGCGGCGGCGAGCAGGCGCAGCGCGGCGTCCTCGGCGGCGTCCTCCGCGGCCAGCTCCGTCATGCGCGCGGACTTCTGGCGCATGCGGCGCGCGAACGCGGCCACGCACAGGATGGAGGCGGTGAGCCACAGGAGCGCGGAGCTGGTGGTGAGCGGCAGCCAGCCGTACCGGGCCGCGAGCCCCTCGCGCCAGTCCTGCTCCTCCAGCAACAGCGACGTGCGGAACGCCTTGCCGAAGGCCTGCTCGAAGGGCTCTCCCGCGCGCACGCCGTCCACCAGCAGGCCCATGGCGTGCGAGCCGTGCTTGCCGGTGAGGTAGGCCACGAAGGCGGCGCTCTGCGCGTACGCGATTTCAACGTCCGCGGGCACGTCCGGCCAGTCCTCGGACAGGTCCTCGAAGTGGAAGACGCGCTCCTGCGTCACCGCGCGGAAGAGGGCGGTGTAGTGCGCGACGGAGTAGCGCTCGTCGGTGAGGTTCTGCGCCACGCCCTCCTGGAACCAGCGCGGCCAGTCCTTCGCCAGCTGCCCCAGCGCCACGTGCGCCATCTCATGCCGCAGCGTCGTGGGGCCCTCCGTGTCGCTCAGGCTCAGCGCGTCCAGCAGGATGATCTGATGCCCGGGATACGCGAGCGCCACCGCCCAGCCCGGGGGCTTGCCGCCGGGGAGGGCCAGCGCCTCGAACTCCTGACGGCCCACGCCCAGGCGGATCTCCGTGGTGCCCGGCCAGTCCCGCCCCAGCATCGCGCCGAAGGCGTCCCGCACGCCTTCAATCTGCCCGGCCAGCGCCCGCGCCGCGCCCGCGGCCTTCGCGGTGTGCAGGATGACGAAGCGCTGGGTCTTCAGCTCGCCCGCGACGATGGCGGGGCGGGCGTGGGGCACGAGCGCGCTGTCGGTGACGACGGCCTCCGTGGCGTGGATGCCTCGAGGACCCTCGTCCTGCGCGAACACGCCCGGCGAGGCCAGCAGCATCATCAGGAAGGCGAACAGGCGGAGCATGCGTGGCCTCACGGTCCACCAGAGATAACAGCCTCGACCGCCGCCGCATCAACCCCCTGCACCTTCAATCGCTTACGGCGCGACGTGTCACCCGCCACGAGTGTCACCTGGCGACGCGGCACGCCCAGCGTTTTCGCGATGAATTCCACCAGGGCGGCATTCGCTTCCCCATCCACGGGCGGCGCGGCGAGCTGGATCTTCAACTGGCCGTCATGCTCGCCCACCACCTTCGTGCGGGACGCGCGCGGCTGGACGAGCACCGTCAGCTCCACCCCGGCGGGGACGGCCTTGAGCCAGGGGGCGGGCATGCGCGGGCGTCAGTCGTTGGAGGTGGCCTTCTTCTGCGACAGGAACGCGACGTTGTCCTCCACGCGCGCGTAGTCGCGGTCCGCGAAGGCGGGCGCGGCGAACGTCTCCAGCAGCTTGCGGTGGGCCTCCACCACGGAGCGCACCTGCGACTCGAACTGGGTGCGCTGGCGCTTGAGCTCGTTGATGTCCTCCACCACCTGCACCAGCCGCTGGTGCGCGCCGTGGACGATCTTCTCCGCCTGGTGCTCCGCGTCCGCGATGATGATCTCCGCTTCCTTCTTCGCGGCGTCCTTCAGGTCCTCGCTGATGCGCTGGGCGGTGACCATCGTCTCCTGGAGGGTGCGCTCGCGCTCCTGATGCTGCTCAAGGCGCGCCTGCGTGCGCTTCAGCTCCTCCTTGAGCGCGATGTTCTCCTTCACGACCTCCTCGAACTCGCCGGCGATCAGCTCCAGGTACGCGCCCACTTCGGGACGCGCGAAGCCGCGCATCACCGTCTCGAAGCGCTTCTGCCGGATGTCGAGGGGGGTGATCTTCATGCGCCCCAGTCTAACCCATACACGCGCGCACTCCAGGAATCGGCCCCGGGGCGGCAGGGGCCCACGGCCATGTCAGGCCTGGAGGGAGGGCAGGCGGGCAGGCGTGTTTCAGGGCGCGGGGGCCGCGGCGGCTTCCCACTGCGACGCCACCGAGCGCGCGGCGTTCTGCACCGCGTAGCCCACGCGGCTGTCGGCGGCCACGTCCTGCACCACGCGGCGCGCGGTGGGCGTGCGCTGATAGAGCAGCCCGCTCAGGGCCTGGATCTTCAGCGCGTCCGGCAGGCG
The genomic region above belongs to Corallococcus caeni and contains:
- a CDS encoding DUF167 domain-containing protein gives rise to the protein MPAPWLKAVPAGVELTVLVQPRASRTKVVGEHDGQLKIQLAAPPVDGEANAALVEFIAKTLGVPRRQVTLVAGDTSRRKRLKVQGVDAAAVEAVISGGP
- a CDS encoding peptidase MA family metallohydrolase; amino-acid sequence: MLRLFAFLMMLLASPGVFAQDEGPRGIHATEAVVTDSALVPHARPAIVAGELKTQRFVILHTAKAAGAARALAGQIEGVRDAFGAMLGRDWPGTTEIRLGVGRQEFEALALPGGKPPGWAVALAYPGHQIILLDALSLSDTEGPTTLRHEMAHVALGQLAKDWPRWFQEGVAQNLTDERYSVAHYTALFRAVTQERVFHFEDLSEDWPDVPADVEIAYAQSAAFVAYLTGKHGSHAMGLLVDGVRAGEPFEQAFGKAFRTSLLLEEQDWREGLAARYGWLPLTTSSALLWLTASILCVAAFARRMRQKSARMTELAAEDAAEDAALRLLAAARAAGPVPVDGAEPLSPALPWPEWPGATTPTPPNPSAPAQPEALEGAPEALESGAGLPEAPEGPDAADDEPESSSGEYELDGESPSGRPPKPTLH
- a CDS encoding DivIVA domain-containing protein, which gives rise to MKITPLDIRQKRFETVMRGFARPEVGAYLELIAGEFEEVVKENIALKEELKRTQARLEQHQERERTLQETMVTAQRISEDLKDAAKKEAEIIIADAEHQAEKIVHGAHQRLVQVVEDINELKRQRTQFESQVRSVVEAHRKLLETFAAPAFADRDYARVEDNVAFLSQKKATSND